The Silene latifolia isolate original U9 population chromosome X, ASM4854445v1, whole genome shotgun sequence genome contains the following window.
tatatatatatatatatatatatatatatatatatataggagttctaatgagtccaacatgtgtcattgagtccataagtccctctaagggccattggatagactcaatggatggttgagatgaatttgattaagggctattaaaaagaaaaggaaaaaaatgtggatggttggattgagatgggtggttgagattgaaaattaccaaaaaaaaattaccactaatcaaatttctatacattaattaatttttctttctctctctagcccctaattaatcagttttgagtttaagatttcagaagtgtaaatgtaatgttgtatgagttttacaagtgtaaatgtgatgttttacgagtataaatgtaacattttaagagtgtaaatttgattttttgtaacggaaattttgaatttatataattttaacattttacaagtgtaaatgtgatgttttacgagtgtaaatgtaacattttaagagtgtaaatttgattttttgtgacggaaattttgaatttatataattttaacattttacaagtgtaaatgtgatgttttacgagtgtaaatataacattttaaaagtgtaaatttgtttttttttgtgacagaaattttgaatttatataattttaacattttacaagtgtaaatgtgaggtttaaCGAgtataaatgtaacattttaagagtgtaaatttgtttttttgtgacggaaattttgaatttatataattttaacattttacaagtgtaaatgtgatgttttacgagtgtaaatgtaacattttaaaagtgtaaatttgattttttgtgacggaaattttgaatttatataattttaacatattacaagtgtaaatttgatattttacgagtgtaaatgtaacattttaagagtgtacatttgattttttgtgacggaaattttgaatttatataattttaacatattacaagtgtaaatgtgatgttttccgagtgtaaatgtagtattttaagtgtgtaaatttgattttttgtgacggaaattttgaatttatataattttaacattttacaagtgtaaatgtgatgttttccgagtgtaaatgtagtattttaagtgtaaatttgaaggtttaagagtgtaaatttggtcctttgagtgtgactttggtcctttataagtgcaACTTTGGTCCTTTTAcaattaaaactttagtccgactcccaacaaacaccaccaacgcCGTCCTctaccaccaactcatatccacgaaAATATGAGTCcaaatatatataaatttaacgagtgtaaatgttcagatatacgagtgtaaatgtaaagaaataagagtgtaaatgttaagaaatatgagtgtaaatgtacacaaatacaagtgtaaatgttaagatttatgagtgtaaatgtaaagaaatatgagtgtaaatgttaaaAAATATGAGTAAATCTGAAAAACCAGTGTAAATGttagtgcaaatctatataattttaaggagtgtaaatgtacagatatacaagtgtaaatgtaaggaaatatgagtgtaattgtaaaaaatatgagtgtaaatgtaaggaaatataagtgtaaatgtaaataaatatgagtgtaaatgtaacaaaatacgattgtaaatgtaaaaaaatatgagtaaaattaatatatttagtagatctaagaataaaaatcatgttaatacgatttttttttcaaaaatctactatatatttattagatctacgaataagatcaacaatttattacACTTCataagagtgtaaatgtaaagaaatacgagtgtaattgtTAGGAAATACAAGTGTGAATTtaaggaaatacgagtgtaaatgtgagaaaatacaagtgttttacttttttttttccgtAGATCTATGTTTTAAATTGTAGATCTGACTTTTTTTGTTAATATTGTAGATCTGCCTTTTTTTGTTAATTTTCTAAAAAAAGTGAAAGGTTGTAGTGGTTGGAATGtgtaaagaaaagaaaaaatatctaaatataaaataaaaaatttaacacaacaacaataagaaccaTAATCACctaattggaaaaaaaaattacaaaaaatataaaacaaaccaCATCACACGCCTCCTCCACCCAACACATTAGAAACAAAAcaaaacagaagaaaaaaaaatgaaacgcaATAGACGACACACacacaaacaaataaaaaaacaagCACAAAAATCCGACGTATGTCAGAGGAGAGAGAGGCGGCGGCAAGGAGAGTGAAGGGTGGTTGTGTAGGGGTGTTGGGGCACCGAGGTTTTTTTGGGGGGAGgaggtggtggtcgtgggtgaaGGACGGCGTGTGTGGTGGTCTGGATGGTGAGGAGAAGAAGGAGGTGGTGGCCATGGTGGTGTGCGGGTGGTGGCGGATCTGGGGGCGTGAGGAAGAGAGGAGGTGGTGTGCGTGGTGGTGTAGTGAGGAGGGAAGTGAGGGTGTGGTGGTGGCTAAGAGGGGActttttgggtttttttgtttgtggttgtaggtggtgtgcgtggtggtggtggtgtagtGAGGAGGGAAGTGAGAGTGTGGTGGTGGCAGAGGGGGCGTGCGGGACATGAGGGCGGTGAGGGTGGtcggggtggggtggtggtgggtggggtTGAgaggaattttttattttttttgggtttgtgGTGGTGGGTGAGGAATGAGAGGATTGatttattttttgggttttttgttttttagagagatagataGGAAGGATAATTATGtgggatgagagagaagtgagtggaaaatatATGTTATATAGTAAAATTAATGGTTGATTAGTGAAGGTAGTGAAGGAAAGTGTTTAATTAGCATTGATCCCTTTTTTGGCACTAATCCCTTGTTTTTCCTCttcaatctcaaccattcatCCCATCTTTTTAATGGCCAtaaagaggacttagggactcaatgatttttggtggactcacttgatccttcttctatatatatatatatatatgtatatatatgtatatgtatatatatgtatatgtatatgtatatgtatatgtatatgtatatgtatatgtatatatatatatatatatatatatatatatatatatatatatatatatatatatatatatatatatatatatatatatatatatatatatatatatatatagagagagagagagagagagagagagagagagagagagagagagagaagagatcatgtaaggctatgtatatgtattgagtccataagttctattatgagccattggatggagggagatggagggatgagatgaactcACCAAAAGGTGGTTAAAAGCCTAATAAACACACTTCACTAATCCACCTAATTAAACACTAATTTGCTATATATTTGTTTCCactcactcatttctctctcatctcacacatttcacccacctcctctctaaaaccccaaaaaataaaaaaacccaaaaaatccaaataaataaaaaaacccaaaaataaaaaacccaaaaaaatccaaataaataaaaaacccaaaaaatccaaataaatcaaaaaacccaaaaaaataaaaaatccaattaaatcaaaatcttTTTTCCTTATACACCACTACCTCACCCAACACCATCCACCCACCGCCACCGTCTCACCACCCCGATCTCGTTTCACTTTCAgttaacgttttttttttccttcagaATATGTcttttttttcgtgttttttttttccggttttGTGGTATATTAGTTGTTtggagttttttttttctatttgttagtattaatcttagacatattaaagttattataatgcatattttgacattttaaatatcgtcttgttttttattttttcaaatgtcgtttctttaaaattcgtcttgttatataaatttttcagttttagtatttaaatttaaatgtatatttatttattttttctcaaatttcaatgtttataacttcaacctcttgtcttataaaattatttaaaatctcgtcttgttaaaTTTCGTCTTATTTTATGAAGTTTTCAGTTTTAATATTTAAACTTCAACGCTGAGGCGTATCTACGGGGGGTGCAGTGGGTGCGGCTGCATCCCCCATTATTTTAGAAACATATAGATATTAGTTTCTTGTCATGTCATTCTAACTGCTGTGTCTCAATGGTTGGCATCTTTCCTTACAACCTAAACGTCAGGGGATCGACTCCTCTTCACACCCTTTAATTtttacaattaattaataacCAATTTTTTAATCATGTAATGCATTAAGTACAGTCAATATGCATTAACTATATTTTTTATCTTTGGCTACTAGTCTACGAGTCATAAAAGTGTGGAGTTAATGCAACAAAATGTTATTTAATGTATTAGAGATGCAAATGAAGATTTTTATGTTATATTCATAATTTTAATTAGCGTTCTTTAAATACTCATTTATCTTATAAGACTATAATAGAGATGATattttaatacggagtatatactATTGTTTTTAATCAAAATAGGGTCCGGTCATTTAATTTCAAGTCAATCCGCTGCTCCTAAGTGGTTAATGAGAAAACTCATCGATATAAGTATAAGTACAACTCTACCCCTAATATGATTTGGCTTTAAATTTTTCGGGtcagttgtaaaaaaaaaaatgactctTCTAAACCGAGTATATAAATTTTATTCTAGTTAATAGTGAAAAATGACTCTTCTAAACCAAGTGATTCAGCTTCAAATTTTATATGCGTATACACTCTCTCGTTATCGAAACCTAAAAACCGCTACTAACTTGATATTTTATGTTTGTTAGATTTTTGCATCCCCTGTCTACAATTTCTAGAGACGCCACTGCTTCAACGTGTATAACTTCAATTCACATTATGTACAACTTCAATgcacattatgtgcaacttcaatctcatcttcttattgtgttggtttcaaatctgaatttatatttatactaaagttattcaattttgaactaaagttatacaaaaaatcatTAAAGACATCCCACAAACcaaattctcaaaaaaaaaaatagtgtaaccaaattctcaaaaaatttatatatcgtgtgtataactttaatgcacgcaatgtataactttaatagacaatatgtataactttagtcataaaaattgtaactttaatgtttcaagggtaaaactttagtcgtaaatagtgtaactttaatgtttcaagggtataactttagtcataaaatgtataactttagtcgtaactcgtaaataaacaaacaatactagatttgaaaaaataaagccattatctaaatatcaaattgaaatataagACATATTTGAAATAACAACACAAATTAAATAACAACCcatcaataaccaacaaaaattaaaaaaccaaataacaataacaaaataaaataaatctgacaaaaacactaaaaaaaacgagacaaacacaagctaattaaagaattaaaaaaccaaataacaaaaacacaaaaattaaaaaacaagaactaaaaataccaaaaacaaaaagagatctgaaaaaaaaaacaaaaaaaaatctacTCAACCTCTTCACCACCACCGACCCACCACCACACCAACCACATCACCAACACCTCTTCCAACCACCAACACCACTGCCAACACCACCATCTGCCGACAACATTACCACTGCAAACATCACCAACCGCCGACAACTTCAAACCCACCTTCTTCCTTTTTTCCTTTCTCGCACAACCACCGCCACCCCACCATAACCACCATGACTGACCCACTCACCTCACCTTTCTCCCCAAACCGcagcaaccaccaccaccacgagcaACAACCAGCAATGACAACGGCCGACGAGCAATGGAGGAAAGGCGGgatttttaaaatttgaattttgaaaataggCGGGCGAGAGACAAGTGACAAAGAGAGGATGTCGACGTGGGGAGACGGCGGTAACAGTGGTGGGACGGTGATCCGGTGTATTTTTGTGGTGGCcgaattttttttgtttagatCTGAAGAAAAAAAAGGACGAAGTTGGCAGAGGGCGAGTGAGGAGGTGAGTGGTggctgtgttgttgttgttgttgttgtcgtggagTTGTTGCGGTGGAGGGAGGAGGGAGGCTGGTGGTGGAGAGGAGGGTGGTCGGGGAGATGAGGGTGGCAAGGGAAAGGCCGGTGTGGGGTGGTTCGTGGTTTGTGGTGACAGGCGGGTTTGGTGGTGGCGAGGGGAAGGCGGTTGTGGGGTGGTTCGTGGGTTGTGGGGTGGTTCGTGGTGGTGAAagggtggtgttgttgttgttttgtttttttttttggtttggttttttttttgagagaatgggAGAGAATGAGGGGATGAGAGAAGTGTgagagaatgaataatgaggaagtgagtagggaaattagaatgaggaaggagttatacaagattagaaggagttatacaaggattagggagggagattagggagggagatttgtgACCTTTCAATGAGATggaatctcatccctccatcccttccatccaaaggcccttataaggacttagggactcatatgatatgaaggccttactagaacccttctctctctctctctctctctctctctctctatatatatatatatatatatatatatatatatatatatatatatatatatatatatatatatatatatatatatatatatatatatataatcgatCCTGTACGAACCAAATTAAGTTACGAACTGTACAAACTCAATAACAGCCCTGGATTGATGTTGATCGATGGTCCCCATTTAAAGCCGCGTTTTCTTACTTCCACATATACATGGTCAGTCACACTACCCCAAACCTCAAACCTCTTTTACTCTCTCTCACATATAcctctaccaccaccaccaccagtgACCGGTGGCCACCACTATCAGACGCCGTCTACCACCGCCGCAATACTCCGGCGACATCACCGGCGCACATCTCAACCCAATATTATGCCTCATTTCGCACGCAAAGCACTTCTCGTCTTTCAACCTTCGATCTTCGACCACCTACAACGCCGTCGTTACCTTTTCACACGCCGACATCCCACCATGATTTACAAATACAAGATCTACTATTTCATAAGCAGGGGTGGTCGAAAACGATGAAAGATGGTGATATGTTCAGTGGTAGGGTGCTTCAAGGTTTCGTTGCGGTGAGGTGGGTCCTGGGTTGACTGCTCTTGGAATGACGCGGATCTGGGTGGTCGTCGTTGAGTTCGTAATGGTGGTCGGCGACGATGAGGGGAGTAGTGATAAGTTGAGTCAAAAAATTGTAATTCTAACTATAGATCTACTGAAAATAAAGtggaaatttgaaaaaaaaaaaagctgtaATTATGGCCATGTCGGCACATTTTGAGTTGAATTTCTACTTCATTTTCAGTATACACGCCGACGCCAACGAAAGTGATGATGGTGGTCTGTTTAATGTTTTTTTATTACCGGTGAAGTTTCCGGCGTATATACCGATTAGTCGTGGTGTTTGGTGAGTTTGTATAGTGGTGGTTGCTGATGTCCTGAGCGACATCAGTCGTGTGCCGGTGTTGGTGTTGTTGCAGCCGTTGGTGGCGTGATTGTTCTGGTATGAGAGAGTCAATGGTGGTGCTGGATACGAAAGGTGTGgggatggtggtggttgtggcggcAGGTTAGGTTGTAGTGTCACTGGTGTACGAGTTGATGGTGGGGTGTAGTGATGGTGGCGGCGGTGGGTTTGTGGCGGCAACGGCGGCAGTGGGGTGTATCTGGTAGTATTGACATGTGTATCCGGCAGTACTGGCATGCGTATCTGGGGGTGGTGGGGCAGTGCTGATGGCGGTGGGGGTGGTGGTGGGCTGTGGTAGTATGGTAGAagggtggatacacaaaataccaccctAGATACACACGGTATTAATACgagatacatgtgtatccggcaGTATAACCATGTGTACCTGGTATTAATATGATGCGTATCCGGAAGTATAAACTTGTGTATCCAGAAATATTAAAATGTGTATCTGGCTTAAATGTCAcgtgtatccgcaaaaaatataaaatgtatccgtaaaaaattagtttaaaaaaagtgtaaaagtgcatctatAATTTTAGTGTTGAAAAATTTGTATTTACTTATGTAATAAAATGTATCTAATAAGAAGTGTATGTAGTAAGGAAATAAAGtgtatctggaaaaaaaaaaagaaaaaaaaaaagaaaaaaaggaggcCAAAATAAGCTAGTTAAATGCGGTTCAGACAAGTTAAGGTAGTTCGACTAGACACaccccttatatatatatatatatatatatatatatatatatatatatatatatatatatatatatattaattaattaattaagtttatcatgcattcctctctatcatcttgtttcttctttgttttattttttttaatttgttttactagctaattaagcgaataatacttagagaaataacataatgatcgataaaaacacatacatgcaaatgaaataattagaaaaagaaaataatgacgatgaaagacgatgaaaccaacaatgacggcgagatttacctgataattagagaaagtaagagacgatgaaaccaaccgagacggcgagatgataaagcgacgatgggaaagagagaaagagacgatgagaaagtgtgtgtttaattgtgtttgtgtttgtctgtgtttgtgtttgtgtttgtgtttgtgttaaggtttgtgttttgtggctgtagcatgatctgtgtttgtgtggtttatagtatggaaagtattgacaacggttgttaaacaaaaaccgttgttaaaacgttttaataacggttgtaaaacaaaaaccgttgttaaaacgttttaacaacggttgtaaaacaaaaaccgttgtgattacttttcactaactttgcgccaattttgcgccaaattattaacaacggttgtgcatgtttgacccgttgttaaaacttataacaacggttatataaccataaccgttgtaattaattttagtaaaattcgcgccatacgttctacaacgtctatggtgattttcgtgaataagcattgttaaaggggcgttgtagttgcctggatttgtagtagtggtttTTCATGAAGTAGGAGTAATATAGGTTATGTCGGGTAAATATCGGTAAAATAATGGTGTGATATATTGAAATATTTGCGTTTTTCATCGAGGCAATATACAAAAGGAAACAATGTAGAGAGAGCCTATTTCGTAAcgaattgtaacaaaaaaaattaatgaaGTAGAAAGGAGGAAAGCAGAAGAGTAAGGGAAACAAGAAAGGAGCATAAGAGTAATAAAAGAAACACAAAAATAGTGCAAAGCCTTTAAAACAAATACTGTACTATAGATTAATGTGTAAAGTCTAATTGATTTCATGATATTTCGTATTTAAAAGCTCACATAAAGTTTTTTGTGATTTTGCAATTACAGGGAACGCTTAGTGATTGCAGCATAGTTGCAGTGAAACAACTATCAGTGGCATCTCATCAAGGAAAGCATCAATTTATAGCAGAAATAGCTGCTATATCTGCTGTTCAACATCGCAACCTGGTGAAACTGTATGGATGCTGCATAGAAGGCCAAAAACGCTTGCTTGTTTATGAATACTTGGAGAACAACAGTCTTGATCAAACCTTATTTGGTAAGACCATTTTTGTATGTCCTAATTTAGTTTATTAAGGACATCATATAGTAACTCTTCAGTATTTGCATTAACCACTTACTATTATCAAACAGGAGACAGTACCCTGCACCTTAACTGGACCAAGCGGTTTGAGATATGCCTGGGTGTGGCAAGAGGTCTTACTTACCTTCATCAAGATTCAAGCGTCCGCATTGTGCATAGAGACGTCAAGGCTAGTAATATCCTGCTGGACACCGATCTTAACCCCAAAATATCAGACTTTGGTTTGGCAAAGTTATATGATGACAAAAAGACTCACATAAGCACCCGTGTTGCTGGAACAATGTAAAATTTTTATAGTTTGATGCCCAAAATTGTCAAATTGAAGCGTTAGAGTAACATCCATTAAGCAAAAAAAATAAAGTGTATATTTTTACCTAGCTATGTCTCTTTGACTCTTCACTTTAGCAACGCGTCCATTTTGACACGACATGTCAAAACTTCAAGTTAGGCCAAAACATGGGAACATAGTTCAGTTGTTGGAAGCAAAATGTGTGTTTTTTTGCGCTCTCATTTTTGCTACTATACTGTTTTACCCATGGaaggttcgaaaggatgattcatgtcagccgaccccaaatcattttgggattaaggctctaatgttgttgttgttgtactgtTTTACAGTGGGTACCTTGCACCTGAGTATGCCATGCGAGGCCACCTTACAGAAAAGGTGGATGTGTTTGGTTTTGGTGTCGTTGCTCTTGAGGTAGTGAGCGGAAGACCCAATTCTGACTCTACTTTGAAAAGAGAAAAGATGTATCTTTTGGATTGGGTATGTTTGCTGTACATTCATCCGGCCTGTTTTAGGAACTCATATACTACAGTTGTCTTTATTCGacataataattaataatgaAGGAAATTTGTTTAGAATTGTGGATCAAAGTACTAATCCGACTCAGCTCCACTTCTGTAGGCTTGGCATATTCATGAAAACAATCAAGATGTGGATCTTGTCGATAAAAGATTGTTGGAATTCAACGAGGAAGAGGTGAGAAGAGTGATAAGTGTTGGTCTTTTATGTACCCAAACTGCACCAGGACACCGCCCAACAATGTCGCGAGCATTGGCGATGCTGACTGGGGACATTGAAGTGAGCAACATAACCTCAAAACCAACGTACTTGGCTGATTGGAACTTTGACGACTCTACCTTTACAACGAGTGACACCGAGAATTTTAAATATGGTTGCCCTTCCAGTGGTTAAAGCACAGCTACAGTTCCACAGTCGAATGACACTTAGATAATGCCAGATTATATAAAAGTTGCTTTGTACTTACTATATgaatatatacatacatacatacatacatacatacatgcaTGCATGAATGTTGCTTTCTAAGACAATCTAAGAAGAATACGAGTAACTTAAAACTCCCAAGTGCAGAGATTGTTTCATCCGACATTTACACTAACTGAAATATACCTACTTGGGGCAAGACAACCTACCATTTCTCAACTTTACAAGGGCTGTTTTACTGAAATATTGAAATTGTTTCGTTTATGATATTGTTTTGGTGGGATGGGACTTGGGAGGTAATAATGGCTACACATGAGCATTTTAACCGGATTCTATTGATAAATTATCCAAGTGGAGGTTTTAACTACTAGACTTCAGTACTAGTATACAGATCTTACTGAGCTTTTAAAATAGTGAGTTTTATGCTCAACTATTTTAGCTGTTACCATGTTGAACCACTCTAAGGATATGCAGGGTCGAGGTACGTTGTATGAAGAATAACAGCGTCTGTCAACCCAAGTATCAAATCAAAATATCATTAAGAGAAACTATCAAGTTCTGGGACTGTCACGGGGATAAAAATGGTTCTCGTATCATTGGACCTACTATTCTCGCAGCTCGCCTAAACCTCGAGTGTAATATACCATAGTTGTACCGGCATTCTACATTTGCACCTTATTACACAAAAAATAAACATTAAAGCCTAACGGGACGTCAAGAATTTGCTTAGTTTAAATTCGTTCATCTCAAAATATTACACTTGCTAACTTGCTTAGTGATAACAGTGTGTTGTGTACTCAATCAACTGCAAAAAAATATAAACCCAACTCTAAACAGAACGTCGGGCATAAATGCAATAAGAAAGGAGGTATGATAGAAAAAGGACGAGGGGGCCAGGGAGCTCACTGCCCAGCATGGAGGTCAGTCGACGCAGGGCTGGAGAATGGGATAGGCGAAATAGGGTGAAACTCCAACTCTCCCAAAAGCTATTTGTAAAGAAAAGACCTACAGGAATTAGCCAATTTGGTTCAAATCATAGgctaaggctctgtttggcacgacacttcaggtagcttatttgaccaaagtagcttatttgaccaaaatttcagctacctgatttgtttgcaagtgtttgacaagtagcttatttggtcaaataaggtacatGAAATGAAATGCTATCTCAGGTAGCATTTgggaaatcaggtacctgaaatgacttattttccattttgtacccctttattctataatattaaataatttccatatccttttacgtcattttaccaaaatcagctaccttttcagctagtttgtcaaacacatttttatataatcagttaccttatcagctcctaattttcagctaccttatcagttaccttttcaggtttcagttagcttttcagttttcagctaccttttcaggtttcagctaccttttcaggtagttttgccaaacagagcctaaataCTTCCAACTCTCCTCCGGATTTATATAATCTTCTAAAAGTAAACatgaactagttttaaacccgtgaaattcacggactGTTTTATACTCCGTAGTTAGATGATTATCTTTAAGCTAATACTCCATATATTGTTAATAAACTTAagggttttttttgtcaaaaactaccttatatttaggggcatttgtaaaaatactaccttattattttttttgttttcaactatctttattttctttatttttggtcaataactacctacgGTAAGAGTCTAGACATATTTAGTCTGTTTTCCGGCTTTAacctatctcacatgactcttttAAGTTGTAATCTTACTTAGGCCCGATTTTGGGAAGTCATGATGTACTTACACTTAACTTTAATATATGtttgtagttattattgaaatgtgaaatCCATAAATTTTGCTTATCTGAAGTTAAATTGTGGTTTGGACGcagttgatcattgttgtttgatgttaacAAAGTCATGTAAGATAGGTTAATCTCACTAAACCAACCAAATCGCACCATACTTTCAGCataggtagtttttgaccaaaaaatgagaaaacaaaggtagtctaaaacaaaaataataatataaggcagtatttttacaaatagccctaaatataaggtagtgtTCGACAAAAAACCCTAAACTTAAAGTCATCGAAAGTCGATATTATATAAATGTAGAATACAGCAAATTAGAGTTGGTTATTTTGTACAATTCGTATCCATATTATTATTTTAACTAAATGATAATGTGAATAATGGAATTCCCTGATTAGGGTTTCATCTCATTCATCAATATATAGGTACAATAAGTTAGTCAGTTGCCTAAATACAAGGAGCTAACTATGGGAAGGGAATATCTATGAGATATATACAATCACTAAAGATAATACGTAAAATATatacaatatttactaatacTCCCCCGTAGTCTAAGCGGGAGAGGAGCGGATGCTGAGGCTAGAACGGAACCGCGTAAACAGATGCTTGGGAAGACCTTTAGTGAAAATGTCGGCATATTGATATTCGGCTGGAACGTGAAGAACAGTGACTTTCCCAAGGCGTACCTGATCG
Protein-coding sequences here:
- the LOC141619276 gene encoding putative LRR receptor-like serine/threonine-protein kinase At1g56130, with the protein product HDISYLKAHIKFFVILQLQGTLSDCSIVAVKQLSVASHQGKHQFIAEIAAISAVQHRNLVKLYGCCIEGQKRLLVYEYLENNSLDQTLFGDSTLHLNWTKRFEICLGVARGLTYLHQDSSVRIVHRDVKASNILLDTDLNPKISDFGLAKLYDDKKTHISTRVAGTIGYLAPEYAMRGHLTEKVDVFGFGVVALEVVSGRPNSDSTLKREKMYLLDWAWHIHENNQDVDLVDKRLLEFNEEEVRRVISVGLLCTQTAPGHRPTMSRALAMLTGDIEVSNITSKPTYLADWNFDDSTFTTSDTENFKYGCPSSG